A single genomic interval of Lathyrus oleraceus cultivar Zhongwan6 chromosome 7, CAAS_Psat_ZW6_1.0, whole genome shotgun sequence harbors:
- the LOC127101383 gene encoding glutamine synthetase root isozyme B, which yields MSSLSDLINFNLSDSTEKIIAEYIWVGGSGIDIRSKARTLPGPVSDPAKLPKWNYDGSSTDQAPGKDSEVILYPQAIFKDPFRRGNNILVICDVYTPAGEPLPTNKRYNAAKIFSHPDVAAEVPWYGIEQEYTLLQKDINWPLGWPIGGYPGKQGPYYCGIGADKAYGRDIVDAHYKACLFAGINISGINGEVMPGQWEFQVGPSVGISAGDEIWAARYILERITEISGVVVSFDPKPIPGDWNGAGAHANFSTKSMRENGGYEVIKKAIEKLGLRHKEHIAAYGEGNERRLTGKHETADINVFSWGVANRGSSIRVGRDTEKDGKGYFEDRRPASNMDPYVVTSMIAETTILWKKS from the exons ATGTCTTCACTTTCAGATCTCATCAATTTTAATCTTTCAGATTCCACAGAAAAGATTATTGCTGAATACATATG GGTTGGTGGATCAGGCATAGACATTAGAAGCAAAGCCAGg ACTCTTCCTGGACCAGTGAGTGACCCTGCAAAACTTCCTAAGTGGAACTATGATGGGTCTAGCACAGATCAAGCACCAGGAAAAGATAGTGAAGTTATTTTATA TCCACAAGCTATTTTCAAGGACCCATTCAGAAGAGGGAATAATATTCTT GTGATTTGTGATGTTTACACCCCAGCTGGAGAACCATTACCCACAAACAAGAGATACAATGCTGCCAAAATTTTCAGTCACCCTGATGTTGCTGCTGAAGTACCATG GTATGGTATTGAACAAGAGTATACTTTATTACAGAAAGACATCAATTGGCCACTAGGTTGGCCTATTGGTGGATATCCAGGAAAACAG GGTCCATATTATTGTGGAATTGGTGCTGATAAAGCTTATGGACGTGACATTGTTGATGCACATTACAAAGCATGTCTTTTTGCTGGCATTAACATTAGTGGCATCAATGGAGAGGTTATGCCTGGTCAG TGGGAATTTCAAGTTGGCCCATCTGTGGGTATCTCTGCTGGAGATGAGATATGGGCTGCTCGTTACATTCTAGAG AGGATCACAGAGATTTCTGGAGTTGTTGTTTCATTTGACCCAAAGCCTATTCCG GGTGATTGGAATGGAGCTGGGGCTCATGCAAATTTCAG CACCAAATCAATGAGAGAAAATGGAGGCTATGAGGTAATCAAGAAGGCGATTGAAAAGCTCGGATTGAGGCATAAGGAACACATTGCAGCTTATGGAGAAGGAAATGAGAGACGTCTCACCGGAAAACATGAAACCGCCGATATCAACGTCTTCTCTTGG GGTGTGGCAAACCGTGGAAGCTCAATTAGGGTTGGAAGAGACACAGAAAAAGATGGAAAAGGTTACTTTGAGGATAGAAGGCCTGCATCTAACATGGATCCTTATGTGGTCACTTCCATGATTGCTGAAACCACCATTCTCTGGAAGAAATCATGA